TCAAATCTCTGTCCAAAAAGAAAGCCAGGTAGCCGTGCTCACCCAACACGACCACCTGGCGACGGAGCGCTTCCGTATGGTGCTTTTGGCACCTGTGGGCTCCAGCCAAGGAGGGCGGCCGGAGTTAATTGACTGCATTGCAATCTGTGTGCCACTCTCCCGGAGCAGTGCCGGGCCCCGATCGATCAAGGAGTTGGTTTGAATACAGAATGCGCCGCCGATACATATTTGGAGGCACCGCCGTATTTGGCTAGTTTTTAATTCTGGATACACGCTCCCGCCCGCAGTTGTCCGTTTGCCAAGCCGCGCCGGACCGGGTGCCGGTTTCAACTCAGGCTGTATCCGCAGGCACCGATTGACCCAATCAGAGGTTTGAATGTCCGACGTCGTAACTACTAAAGTCTTCGCCCTCATCGCTGAGTATGCGGGCACCACTCCCGACGAGATAAACCTCGATACGTCGTTCGAAGAACTGGGCGTCGACTCCCTGGACGGACTCACGATCATGTCCGAGCTCGAAGAGGAGTTCGATGTCTCGCTCCCGAGCGAGGAAGTGCTTGGCATGACCATGGTCCGCGAAGCCGTCGAGTCTTTTCAAAAGCACCTTGCCCACAAGGGTTCGAAAAACGGAACTTCCGACTAGGAAGATTCATGAGTCACCGACGCGTCGTCGTGACAGGCATTGGCGCCGTATCGGCGCTCGGTCACGACGTTGAGGCATTCTGGGAATCTCTGACCAACGGGCGGTCCGGTATCGGGCCTATAGAGCTCGTTGATCGTAGCACCATGCGTTTCCAGAACGGGGCAGAAGTTCGCGGGTTCGTCCCCGAAGATCATTTCGAACGACGTCAGCTTAATCAGCTCGACCGCTTCTGCCAGTTTGCCGTGCTCGCCACGCGGGAAGCGGTGACAGCTTCCGGCATCGAGTGGTCGGACGAGCTGCGGGCACGCACCGGCGTCGTGACGGGATCCAGCGTGGGAGGCCAGTCGACGACCGACGAAGCCTTCTATCAACTTTACGCAGAGCAACGGACGCGGGCCCAACCGCTCGTGATCCCGCGCGTGATGCCGAACGCCTCCGCCAGCCAGATCACGATGGAGTTCGGGTTTACGGGA
This DNA window, taken from Rhodothermales bacterium, encodes the following:
- a CDS encoding acyl carrier protein, with translation MSDVVTTKVFALIAEYAGTTPDEINLDTSFEELGVDSLDGLTIMSELEEEFDVSLPSEEVLGMTMVREAVESFQKHLAHKGSKNGTSD